From the Telopea speciosissima isolate NSW1024214 ecotype Mountain lineage unplaced genomic scaffold, Tspe_v1 Tspe_v1.1018, whole genome shotgun sequence genome, one window contains:
- the LOC122648414 gene encoding ubiquitin carboxyl-terminal hydrolase 3-like gives MDPMERALFLEKDTEMEAAHLVAASAGDTETPDINTDVDTHFICFSCVGGELYELDGRKSQPTSHGPSSPSSLLQDVAKVIKSIIQKNPNSMNFNVIALSRKSSGAS, from the exons ATGGATCCAATGGAG CGTGCTTTATTTCTTGAGAAAGACACTGAAATGGAAGCTGCACATTTGGTAGCAGCTAGTGCTGGTGATACAGAG ACTCCAGATATTAATACAGATGTGGATActcattttatttgtttctcaTGCGTGGGTG GAGAACTTTATGAGCTTGATGGAAGAAAGTCGCAACCCACATCACATGGTCCATCCTCACCCAGCAGCTTGTTGCAG GATGTAGCAAAAGTCATAAAATCGATTATCCAAAAGAACCCCAACTCCATGAATTTTAATGTTATTGCACTCTCGAGGAAAAGTTCTGGTGCATCATAA